A segment of the Terribacillus aidingensis genome:
CATCCAGCGCGCTGAATGGCTCATCCAACAGCAGGATATCGGGCTCTGTCACAAGCGCGCGTGCAATAGCCGCCCGTTGTGCCATACCGCCGGAAAGCTCCCGTGGATATAGTTTTTCTGCATCTTTCAATCCGACAAGCTCCAAATACCGCCGTGCCTTTGCCTCATTCTCCTTGCGGTCGCCCTTCAAGCCGAAAGTGGCATTGGCTAAGACTGTTTTCCAAGGCAGGAGCCGCGGTTCCTGAAAGATAAAGCCAACACGCTGATCAGAAGGGATGCTGATATTGCCTTCATAATCCGAATCAAGACCTGCCAGTGCCCGCAGAACAGTACTCTTGCCGCATCCGCTTGTACCGAGCAGACTTACGATTTCTCCTTTTCCGACTGAGAAAT
Coding sequences within it:
- a CDS encoding ABC transporter ATP-binding protein, which translates into the protein MTLQVKALGRRFGEKQVLQQVDFSVGKGEIVSLLGTSGCGKSTVLRALAGLDSDYEGNISIPSDQRVGFIFQEPRLLPWKTVLANATFGLKGDRKENEAKARRYLELVGLKDAEKLYPRELSGGMAQRAAIARALVTEPDILLLDEPFSALDAFTKMQLQELLLRIWETTGTTIILVTHDIDEALYLSDRVLLLQGRPSTLAKDLKIALSRPRSRGSAALGKWKEDILDLLEGKEQTYDYSLVTEIGQKA